One window of Flavobacterium ammonificans genomic DNA carries:
- the nhaA gene encoding Na+/H+ antiporter NhaA → MKTTRLFKDFFESEKAGGLLLLLVTLVSLALANSPIQSSYINFWETQIGHHSITHWINDGLMTIFFLLIGLELEREMYGGELSDIRNATLPIFGALGGMIVPAGLFLAFNWGTITQNGAGIPMATDIAFAIGILSLLGNRVPTSLKIFLTALAVIDDLGAILVIALFYTETISFLYLGMAFGVMGILFILNRKNVHSLIPYLIGGAVMWYCMLNSGVHATITGVLLAFVIPYGNGGKKTSSYRLQHFLHRPVAFFILPLFAIANTGIAIDSNWHEGLTHANSIGIMVGLIVGKPIGITLFALVCVKLGVGSLPKDLKWKHILGAGMLGGIGFTMSIFITLLAFKNDGVEVITYSKIAILVASFVSGTLGFIWLKMSLKK, encoded by the coding sequence ATGAAAACTACCCGCCTATTTAAAGATTTTTTCGAAAGTGAAAAAGCCGGAGGACTTCTATTACTATTGGTTACTTTGGTTTCCTTAGCATTAGCAAATTCTCCAATACAATCCAGCTATATCAATTTTTGGGAAACACAAATAGGACATCATTCCATCACGCATTGGATTAATGATGGATTGATGACGATTTTCTTCTTACTCATCGGATTGGAATTGGAACGCGAAATGTATGGAGGTGAATTGTCTGATATAAGAAATGCAACTTTACCTATTTTTGGAGCACTTGGCGGAATGATTGTCCCTGCAGGACTATTTTTAGCATTCAATTGGGGTACGATCACACAAAACGGTGCCGGAATTCCAATGGCTACCGATATCGCTTTTGCCATTGGGATCTTATCTCTTTTGGGCAATCGAGTACCAACTTCCTTGAAAATATTTTTGACCGCTTTGGCAGTCATTGACGACTTAGGCGCTATTCTTGTAATTGCTCTTTTTTATACAGAAACAATCTCTTTTCTATATTTAGGTATGGCGTTTGGTGTCATGGGAATACTATTTATACTCAATAGAAAAAATGTACACAGCCTGATTCCGTATCTTATTGGTGGCGCTGTAATGTGGTATTGTATGCTGAATTCAGGTGTTCATGCTACGATAACAGGAGTACTTTTAGCCTTTGTTATTCCGTATGGAAATGGCGGGAAAAAAACCTCTTCTTACCGATTACAACACTTTTTGCACCGCCCAGTAGCCTTTTTTATTCTGCCTTTGTTTGCTATCGCCAATACAGGAATTGCTATTGATAGTAATTGGCACGAAGGTTTAACCCACGCCAACTCTATCGGAATCATGGTAGGTTTGATTGTTGGAAAACCCATCGGAATCACACTTTTTGCTTTAGTCTGCGTGAAACTTGGTGTTGGATCACTTCCTAAAGATTTAAAATGGAAACACATTCTCGGAGCCGGAATGTTAGGCGGAATTGGTTTTACCATGTCCATTTTTATTACGCTTTTGGCCTTCAAAAACGATGGCGTAGAAGTAATTACTTATTCTAAAATAGCCATCTTAGTAGCTTCGTTTGTCTCAGGCACTTTAGGTTTCATATGGTTAAAAATGAGTTTGAAGAAATAG
- the proC gene encoding pyrroline-5-carboxylate reductase, with product MNVHIIGGGNLGASIAIGIAKFTTGNQVTVTRRNTTNILHLDQLGVTVSKDNKHNIQNADIIILTIKPYQVDMVLEEILPAIANKTIASAVSGLSIENLQNKIGETHQAVRIMPNIASQFGASATCIAFQETNKEAAQQVVALFEGLGTAPIIDEKLMDAATVLAASGTAFALRYIRASMQAGIEIGFDWQTALAISAQTVKGAAEMLLEEKTHPEQLIDRVTTPQGCTIAGLNEMEMHGFSSSLIRGIKTSLKQIKG from the coding sequence ATGAACGTACACATTATTGGCGGAGGCAACTTAGGAGCCTCTATCGCCATTGGAATTGCTAAATTTACTACTGGCAATCAAGTTACTGTAACCCGAAGAAACACTACTAATATTCTACATCTAGATCAATTAGGCGTTACGGTTTCAAAAGACAACAAACACAATATCCAAAACGCAGATATTATTATTTTGACCATCAAACCGTACCAAGTCGATATGGTATTGGAAGAAATTTTGCCGGCAATTGCCAATAAAACCATTGCTTCTGCCGTGAGTGGATTGTCTATAGAAAACCTGCAAAATAAAATTGGCGAAACCCACCAAGCCGTGCGCATCATGCCGAATATTGCATCGCAATTTGGTGCTTCAGCAACTTGTATTGCGTTTCAAGAAACTAATAAAGAAGCGGCTCAACAAGTTGTAGCTCTTTTTGAAGGTCTAGGAACAGCACCTATCATTGACGAAAAATTAATGGATGCTGCAACTGTCTTAGCAGCCAGTGGAACCGCATTTGCCTTGCGTTACATTCGTGCGTCGATGCAAGCGGGAATAGAAATTGGATTTGACTGGCAAACGGCTTTGGCGATTTCAGCTCAAACGGTAAAAGGCGCCGCCGAAATGCTACTAGAAGAAAAAACCCACCCGGAACAATTGATTGACCGAGTAACCACACCCCAAGGATGCACCATTGCTGGTTTGAACGAAATGGAAATGCACGGGTTTAGTTCGTCTTTAATTAGAGGAATTAAAACGTCCTTGAAACAGATTAAGGGGTAA
- the serS gene encoding serine--tRNA ligase gives MLQIAFIRENQEKVIKALAKRNMDAKEIVNEVVQLDEQRRATQVELDNTLSESNKLSAAIGELMKSGEKAKAGILKEKTVALKEKSKDLGEKAEALAEELTQKLYTLPNLPADIVPEGKTPEENLNVFEEGTIPVLHEGAQPHWELVKKYDIIDFELGVKITGAGFPVYKGKGARLQRALINYFLDKNTAAGYKEMQVPHLVNEASGYGTGQLPDKEGQMYHSTIDDLYLIPTAEVPVTNLFRDVILNESELPVLCTAYTPCFRREAGSYGAHVRGLNRLHQFDKVEIVRVEHPDKSYEALDGMVEHVKNILQELKLPYRILRLCGGDMGFTSALTYDFEVFSTAQDRWLEISSVSNFETFQANRLKLRFKDKDGKNQLAHTLNGSSLALPRVLAGIIENYQTPEGIVIPEVLRPYCGFDIID, from the coding sequence ATGTTACAAATTGCATTTATTAGAGAGAATCAGGAAAAAGTGATCAAAGCTTTAGCAAAAAGAAATATGGATGCCAAAGAAATTGTGAACGAAGTAGTTCAATTAGACGAGCAACGTCGCGCTACCCAAGTGGAATTGGACAACACTTTATCCGAATCTAATAAATTGTCGGCAGCCATTGGCGAATTGATGAAAAGTGGCGAAAAAGCAAAAGCTGGCATTTTAAAAGAAAAGACCGTTGCCTTAAAAGAAAAAAGCAAAGATTTGGGAGAAAAAGCGGAAGCTTTAGCCGAAGAATTAACGCAAAAATTATATACACTACCTAATTTACCAGCCGACATAGTTCCGGAAGGGAAAACACCCGAAGAAAACCTAAACGTTTTTGAAGAAGGGACTATTCCTGTTTTGCACGAAGGAGCGCAACCGCATTGGGAATTAGTCAAAAAATACGACATCATCGACTTTGAGTTGGGGGTGAAAATCACAGGAGCTGGTTTCCCGGTTTACAAAGGGAAAGGCGCAAGATTGCAAAGAGCTTTAATCAACTATTTTTTAGATAAAAATACCGCAGCGGGTTACAAAGAAATGCAAGTGCCGCATTTGGTGAACGAAGCATCAGGTTATGGAACAGGACAATTGCCAGACAAAGAAGGACAAATGTACCACTCTACCATTGACGACTTGTATTTGATTCCAACGGCTGAGGTACCTGTGACTAATTTATTCCGCGATGTGATTTTAAACGAAAGCGAATTGCCTGTTTTGTGTACGGCATACACGCCTTGTTTCCGTCGTGAGGCGGGTTCGTATGGTGCGCATGTGCGTGGATTGAACCGTTTGCACCAATTTGACAAAGTAGAAATTGTTCGCGTAGAGCATCCAGACAAATCATACGAGGCATTAGACGGGATGGTAGAACACGTGAAAAACATTTTGCAAGAACTTAAATTACCATACAGAATATTACGTTTGTGTGGTGGGGATATGGGATTCACTTCGGCATTAACCTATGATTTTGAAGTATTTTCTACGGCACAAGACCGTTGGTTAGAAATTTCTTCTGTATCTAATTTTGAGACTTTCCAAGCGAACCGTTTGAAATTGCGTTTTAAAGACAAAGACGGAAAAAACCAATTGGCACACACCTTAAACGGAAGTTCATTGGCCTTGCCTAGAGTTTTGGCAGGCATTATAGAAAACTACCAAACACCAGAAGGGATTGTAATTCCAGAAGTATTACGTCCGTATTGCGGGTTTGATATTATAGATTAA
- a CDS encoding helix-turn-helix domain-containing protein: MEIKLIKTEKDYNQALKRLEVVFDAKKGTPEGDELELLSILIEQYENTHFPIDLPDPIEAIKFRMEQMGYNQNDLAKIIGLKSRASEILSKKRKLSLEMIRQLHTSLHIPTDVLIQNY; the protein is encoded by the coding sequence ATGGAAATCAAACTTATTAAAACAGAAAAAGATTACAACCAAGCTTTAAAGCGATTGGAAGTAGTATTTGACGCCAAAAAAGGAACTCCTGAAGGCGACGAATTGGAGCTTTTAAGCATTCTAATTGAACAATATGAAAACACTCATTTTCCAATTGATTTACCAGACCCTATTGAGGCTATAAAATTCAGAATGGAACAAATGGGCTACAATCAAAATGATCTAGCTAAAATCATTGGTCTTAAAAGCCGTGCTAGTGAAATTTTAAGTAAAAAAAGAAAGTTGTCTTTGGAAATGATTCGACAATTACACACCAGCTTGCACATTCCCACTGATGTGCTGATTCAAAACTACTAA
- the rsmA gene encoding 16S rRNA (adenine(1518)-N(6)/adenine(1519)-N(6))-dimethyltransferase RsmA: MEKVKAKKHLGQHFLKDESIAKAIADTLSLEGYNDVLEIGPGMGVLTKYLLDKPTTTYVIEIDTESVAYLDSNYPKLKDKIISKDFLRYDCNEVFEGKQYAIIGNFPYNISTQIVFRTLEFRHQIPEFSGMFQKEVAQRICEKKGSKAYGILSVLAQAFYHAEYLFTVDEHVFDPPPKVKSGVMRLRRKEDFSLPCGEKLFFRVVKTAFQQRRKTLRNSLKTLNLSDNLREDTILDLRPEQLSVEDFIALTQKIEADGI, encoded by the coding sequence ATGGAAAAAGTAAAAGCTAAAAAACATCTCGGACAACATTTCTTAAAAGACGAAAGCATTGCTAAGGCGATTGCCGATACGTTGAGTTTGGAAGGGTACAATGATGTGTTAGAAATAGGACCTGGAATGGGTGTTTTGACCAAATATTTATTGGACAAACCCACCACTACTTACGTAATTGAAATCGATACGGAATCGGTGGCGTATTTGGACTCGAATTATCCGAAATTGAAAGATAAAATCATTTCGAAGGACTTTCTACGTTACGATTGTAATGAGGTTTTTGAAGGAAAACAATACGCTATCATCGGGAATTTCCCATACAATATTTCGACGCAAATTGTATTTAGAACCTTGGAGTTCCGCCATCAAATTCCAGAGTTTTCGGGTATGTTTCAAAAGGAAGTAGCACAGCGTATTTGCGAGAAAAAAGGAAGTAAAGCTTACGGTATTTTATCGGTTTTGGCACAAGCGTTTTATCATGCCGAATACTTGTTTACGGTAGATGAACATGTTTTTGATCCGCCACCAAAAGTAAAATCAGGGGTAATGCGTTTGCGACGAAAAGAAGACTTTAGTTTGCCTTGTGGCGAAAAATTATTCTTCAGAGTGGTAAAAACGGCCTTTCAGCAACGTAGAAAAACCTTGCGTAACAGTTTAAAAACCTTAAATTTGTCAGATAATTTAAGAGAAGACACAATTTTAGATCTTCGCCCAGAACAACTTAGTGTTGAAGACTTTATAGCACTCACTCAAAAAATCGAAGCCGATGGAATTTAA
- a CDS encoding DUF4286 family protein, whose product MILYNVTVNIHESVQDQWLQWMQQTRIPAILATGKFSSAKIVKVLIEEEMGGTTYSIQFTTDSKATLEKYYTEDAPRFRQESYQLFGEKMLAFRTELELISEHN is encoded by the coding sequence ATGATACTTTACAACGTAACAGTTAACATACACGAAAGCGTTCAAGACCAATGGTTACAATGGATGCAGCAGACACGAATTCCGGCGATTTTGGCGACAGGGAAATTTTCTTCGGCTAAGATTGTGAAAGTTTTGATTGAAGAAGAAATGGGTGGAACTACCTATTCTATCCAATTTACGACGGATAGTAAAGCGACTTTAGAAAAATATTATACAGAAGATGCACCCCGATTTCGTCAAGAAAGTTACCAGTTATTTGGCGAAAAAATGCTGGCTTTTAGAACGGAACTAGAGCTAATTTCTGAACACAATTAA
- a CDS encoding tetratricopeptide repeat protein — protein MKKLLLHISLFFSLIGFSQNEQLAQYYYDKGDFEKAKISYEELLQSVPQNYQYFIRTIDCYQQLKQFEVAEKAIQTRLDKYKQSSLLVELGYNFKIQQQEDKAQKYFEQALAKIKSNPNEVYGIANSFEKKVLLDYALQAYKTAVQLQPNFNFNYQMGLLYGQLGNTDMMISTFLDEAFVHQESTILIQNQFSRFMTDEGDAGFSANLRKALITRTQKNQDVYWNQFLSWFYTQQKEFGKAFVQEKAIYKRNPESLNAIINLAQLAIDEKDDTTATTILEFVLENTTEIELLVQANTYLMQVKIDTTSEKEWPNLETELSALISKYGISPFTLSLQLMQAHFLTFNLKKPEAGKTIVRAALEMQLDEYETAKAKMELADILLYEAKFNQALLYYSQIENDLKNDAVAHEASLKAAKTSYFKTDLEWALKQFKELKSASTQLIANDALEYFLLINDNTVADSTQVALKSFAKADYLEYQNRNQEAIQAFQAILKQYKGQEIEAVTNLRLGQLYEKIGEFSLALPQYQSIIEQHSDGIYVDEALYFSAELYKNQLQLPEKAKPFYEKIIFNHQDSIYFVEARRKFRELRGDSNL, from the coding sequence ATGAAAAAACTACTACTACATATCAGCTTGTTTTTTTCATTAATTGGTTTCTCCCAAAATGAGCAATTAGCTCAATACTATTACGACAAAGGCGATTTTGAAAAAGCCAAAATCAGTTACGAAGAACTTTTACAATCCGTTCCTCAAAATTACCAATACTTTATTAGAACCATTGATTGTTACCAACAACTAAAACAGTTTGAGGTAGCCGAAAAAGCCATTCAAACCCGATTGGACAAGTACAAACAAAGTTCGCTTTTGGTAGAACTGGGTTATAATTTTAAAATCCAACAACAGGAAGACAAAGCCCAAAAGTATTTTGAACAAGCCTTGGCTAAAATCAAATCCAACCCAAACGAAGTGTATGGAATTGCCAATTCTTTTGAGAAAAAAGTCTTGTTGGACTATGCGTTACAAGCCTATAAAACGGCAGTGCAACTGCAACCTAATTTCAATTTCAACTACCAAATGGGCTTGTTGTATGGTCAACTAGGCAATACCGATATGATGATTAGTACTTTCTTAGACGAGGCTTTTGTCCATCAAGAAAGTACAATTTTGATTCAAAATCAATTTTCGCGTTTTATGACCGATGAAGGCGATGCGGGATTTTCGGCTAATTTGCGTAAAGCATTAATTACTCGAACCCAAAAAAATCAAGACGTGTATTGGAACCAATTTTTGAGTTGGTTCTACACCCAGCAAAAAGAATTTGGAAAAGCCTTTGTCCAAGAAAAAGCCATTTACAAACGCAATCCCGAATCCTTAAATGCGATAATTAATTTGGCACAATTGGCGATTGATGAGAAAGATGATACCACTGCCACAACCATTTTGGAATTTGTTTTAGAAAACACTACTGAAATCGAATTATTGGTACAAGCCAATACGTATTTGATGCAAGTCAAAATCGACACAACTTCCGAAAAAGAGTGGCCCAATCTTGAAACGGAATTATCAGCTCTGATTTCGAAATACGGAATCAGTCCTTTTACCTTATCTTTGCAGCTGATGCAGGCGCATTTTTTGACATTCAATTTAAAAAAGCCCGAAGCAGGCAAGACAATTGTTCGTGCCGCATTGGAAATGCAGTTGGATGAATACGAAACGGCGAAAGCTAAAATGGAATTGGCTGATATTTTACTGTACGAAGCCAAATTCAATCAGGCGTTGTTGTATTATTCGCAAATTGAAAACGATTTGAAGAACGATGCCGTGGCACACGAAGCGAGTTTGAAAGCGGCCAAAACGAGTTATTTCAAAACCGATTTAGAATGGGCGTTGAAACAATTCAAAGAGTTGAAATCGGCGAGCACACAACTGATTGCCAATGACGCTTTGGAGTATTTTTTGCTCATCAATGACAATACTGTTGCTGATTCGACACAAGTGGCATTGAAATCTTTCGCCAAAGCGGATTATTTGGAATACCAAAATCGAAATCAGGAAGCCATTCAAGCTTTTCAGGCCATTTTGAAACAATACAAAGGACAAGAGATAGAGGCAGTTACGAATTTGAGATTGGGTCAATTATACGAGAAAATAGGCGAATTTTCTTTGGCTTTGCCCCAATATCAAAGCATAATAGAGCAGCATTCAGACGGAATTTATGTAGATGAAGCACTTTATTTTTCGGCAGAATTGTACAAAAATCAATTGCAATTGCCCGAGAAAGCGAAGCCATTTTATGAAAAAATAATTTTCAACCACCAAGACAGTATTTATTTTGTGGAGGCAAGGCGAAAATTTAGAGAATTAAGAGGAGATAGTAATTTGTAA
- the mgtE gene encoding magnesium transporter produces the protein MEFKISKELIQELEQLIQSKNDQQLEVLLNDMHHADIAEVLDELDFEQATYIFKVLDSDKTAEILLELEDDLRENILKRLSPKEIAEELDELETNDAADIIAELSQDIKAEVISELQDVEHAKDIVDLLRYDEDTAGGIMHKELVKVNENWNVLTCVKEMRIQAENISRVHSIYVVDDEDRLKGRLSLKDLLTTSSRTPINDVYIRKLNYVNVDTEDVEVARIMQKYDLEAIPVVDELGRLVGRITIDDIVDVIKDEADEDYQLAAGISQDVEADDSIFDHTKARLPWLVLALLGGFISVRVLGLFEGAMLNHGNLFFFTPLIAAMAGNVGVQSSAIIVQGLANNTLSGSLFNRLIKEVALSLLNGVILATILFIGSHYLLNVEIIIGVIVTVALISVIIIASLIGTFIPLLLDKFGIDPALATGPFITTSNDICGILIYFSIAKMILGF, from the coding sequence ATGGAATTTAAAATCAGCAAAGAACTAATCCAAGAATTAGAGCAACTCATTCAATCAAAAAACGACCAACAGCTGGAAGTTTTATTGAATGACATGCACCATGCTGATATTGCCGAAGTACTAGATGAGCTAGATTTTGAACAGGCTACCTATATTTTTAAAGTTTTAGATAGTGATAAAACGGCCGAAATTCTTTTGGAATTAGAGGACGATTTACGTGAAAATATCTTAAAACGACTTTCTCCAAAAGAAATTGCTGAGGAGCTTGACGAGTTAGAAACGAACGATGCCGCGGACATTATTGCCGAGTTATCCCAAGATATTAAAGCCGAAGTAATTTCGGAATTGCAAGACGTTGAACACGCCAAAGACATTGTGGATTTGCTTCGTTATGACGAAGACACTGCTGGTGGAATCATGCACAAGGAGTTGGTGAAGGTCAACGAAAACTGGAATGTATTGACTTGTGTCAAAGAAATGCGCATCCAGGCTGAGAACATTTCAAGAGTGCATTCTATTTATGTGGTGGACGACGAAGACCGTTTGAAAGGACGTTTGTCACTTAAAGATTTATTGACTACTTCTTCCAGAACACCAATTAACGATGTGTACATCCGAAAATTGAATTATGTAAATGTAGATACCGAAGACGTTGAGGTGGCGCGTATCATGCAAAAATACGATTTAGAAGCTATTCCAGTAGTGGACGAATTGGGGCGTTTGGTAGGCCGAATTACCATTGACGATATCGTCGATGTAATTAAGGACGAAGCCGATGAAGATTACCAGTTAGCTGCGGGTATCTCCCAAGACGTAGAAGCCGATGATAGTATTTTTGATCATACTAAAGCTCGTTTGCCTTGGTTGGTTTTAGCTCTTTTAGGAGGTTTTATTTCTGTTAGAGTATTGGGTTTATTTGAAGGAGCGATGTTGAACCATGGCAATTTATTCTTCTTTACACCATTGATTGCCGCGATGGCTGGAAATGTTGGCGTACAATCTTCGGCTATCATTGTGCAAGGTTTGGCTAACAACACTTTGAGCGGTTCTTTGTTCAATCGTTTAATTAAAGAAGTGGCTTTGAGTTTACTTAACGGAGTAATCTTGGCTACGATTTTATTTATAGGCAGTCATTATCTATTAAATGTTGAAATTATTATTGGCGTAATTGTAACCGTAGCATTGATTTCGGTTATTATCATTGCTTCGTTAATAGGTACATTTATCCCCTTATTATTGGATAAATTTGGAATAGACCCCGCCTTGGCAACTGGTCCGTTTATTACTACTAGCAATGATATTTGCGGAATTCTAATTTATTTTTCTATTGCCAAAATGATTTTAGGATTTTAA
- a CDS encoding type II toxin-antitoxin system HigB family toxin yields MRVIAKKILRDFWEVHADCEQQLKSWFRETSKAEWTNPNQIKSEYPSASILNDNRVVFNIKGNKYRLIVKINFEYEMVWIRFIGTHKEYDAINATTI; encoded by the coding sequence GTGAGAGTAATAGCCAAAAAAATATTGAGAGACTTTTGGGAAGTACATGCAGATTGCGAACAACAACTAAAATCTTGGTTTAGGGAAACTAGCAAAGCAGAATGGACAAATCCTAACCAGATAAAAAGCGAATATCCAAGTGCTAGTATTTTAAACGACAATCGTGTAGTATTCAATATCAAAGGAAATAAATACCGACTAATTGTTAAAATCAACTTTGAATACGAAATGGTTTGGATTCGATTTATTGGAACACACAAAGAATATGATGCTATTAATGCCACTACGATTTAA
- the metG gene encoding methionine--tRNA ligase, translating to MLENPKRYTITAALPYTNGPIHIGHLAGVYVPSDIYSRYLRLQGRDVLFVCGSDEHGVAISMKAKKEGITPQEVIDKYDGIIRKSFVDFGISFDNYSRTSAKIHHETASEFFKTLYDKGDFIEEVTEQLYDAKADQFLADRFVTGTCPKCSNEEAYGDQCEKCGSTLNATDLINPKSTITGETPVLKSTKHWFLPLDRYEAFLKEWILVGHKNDWKPNVYGQVKSWIDGGLEPRAVTRDLDWGIDVPVAGAEGKKLYVWFDAPIGYISATKEWAAREGKNWEPYWKDQDTKLVHFIGKDNIVFHCIIFPAMLKAEGSYILPDNVPANEFLNLEGNKLSTSKNWAVWLHEYLEEFPNQQDVLRYALTSNAPETKDNDFTWKDFQARNNNELVAIFGNFINRVVVLTNKYYNGIVPAPNEFSEVDEQTLAELKAYPAVISSSIERYRFREALGEMMNAARLGNKYLADEEPWKVIKDNPERVQTQMNVALQIAAALSALCEPFLPFTAKKLSRILKIEEPLNWNTITENSDLLIAGHQIGEAELLFAKIEDEEIQKQINKLEATKTANLAENKKAEPQKEAIQFEDFAKMDLRVGTILEAEKMPKANKLLILKVDTGIDVRTIVSGIAESFAPEDIIGKKVTVLVNLAPRNLRGVESQGMILMTNNAEGKLVFVNPDAEGVGNGETIN from the coding sequence ATGTTAGAAAATCCAAAAAGATATACCATTACGGCAGCCTTGCCTTACACTAACGGCCCAATTCACATTGGCCATTTAGCGGGGGTTTACGTGCCTTCGGACATTTATTCTCGCTATTTACGATTGCAAGGAAGAGACGTTTTGTTTGTTTGTGGTAGCGACGAACACGGCGTAGCCATTTCGATGAAAGCCAAAAAAGAAGGGATTACACCTCAAGAAGTAATCGATAAATACGATGGCATTATCCGTAAATCGTTTGTTGATTTTGGAATTTCGTTTGATAATTATTCTAGAACTTCGGCTAAAATTCATCACGAAACGGCTTCGGAATTCTTTAAAACTTTGTATGACAAAGGCGATTTTATTGAAGAAGTAACTGAGCAGTTGTATGATGCTAAAGCAGACCAATTTTTGGCTGACCGGTTTGTAACTGGAACTTGCCCAAAATGCAGCAACGAAGAAGCTTACGGCGACCAATGTGAAAAATGTGGTTCTACTTTAAATGCTACGGATTTAATCAATCCAAAATCGACAATTACAGGAGAAACGCCGGTTTTGAAATCAACTAAACACTGGTTTTTACCTTTGGATCGCTACGAAGCATTTTTGAAAGAATGGATTCTCGTTGGACATAAAAACGATTGGAAACCCAACGTGTACGGTCAAGTAAAATCCTGGATCGATGGCGGATTAGAGCCTCGTGCGGTAACCCGTGATTTGGATTGGGGAATTGACGTACCGGTTGCAGGTGCCGAAGGAAAAAAATTATACGTTTGGTTTGATGCGCCTATTGGCTACATCTCTGCTACAAAAGAATGGGCGGCTCGCGAAGGAAAAAATTGGGAACCGTATTGGAAAGATCAAGACACCAAATTAGTTCACTTTATTGGGAAAGATAATATTGTGTTTCACTGCATCATTTTTCCGGCGATGTTAAAGGCGGAAGGAAGTTATATTTTGCCAGATAATGTGCCGGCGAATGAGTTCTTGAACTTGGAAGGCAATAAACTATCGACTTCTAAAAACTGGGCGGTTTGGTTGCACGAATATTTGGAAGAATTTCCAAATCAGCAAGACGTATTGCGTTATGCTTTGACTTCGAATGCGCCAGAAACGAAAGACAATGATTTTACTTGGAAAGATTTCCAAGCGAGAAATAACAACGAACTCGTAGCGATTTTTGGTAATTTCATCAATCGTGTGGTGGTGTTGACTAATAAATACTACAACGGAATTGTACCTGCTCCAAATGAATTTTCTGAAGTGGACGAACAAACTTTAGCCGAGCTAAAAGCGTATCCAGCGGTGATTTCAAGTTCAATTGAACGCTACCGTTTTAGAGAAGCTTTGGGCGAAATGATGAATGCCGCTCGTTTAGGAAATAAATATTTGGCCGACGAAGAGCCTTGGAAAGTCATCAAAGACAATCCAGAGCGCGTACAAACTCAGATGAATGTGGCCTTGCAAATTGCGGCTGCTTTGAGTGCGCTTTGCGAACCATTTTTGCCTTTTACAGCTAAAAAATTAAGCCGCATTTTGAAAATAGAGGAGCCGTTGAACTGGAATACAATTACAGAAAACAGCGATTTGCTAATTGCGGGACACCAAATTGGCGAAGCGGAATTGCTTTTTGCCAAAATAGAAGACGAAGAAATCCAAAAACAAATCAATAAATTGGAAGCAACAAAAACAGCCAACCTAGCCGAAAACAAAAAAGCCGAACCACAAAAAGAAGCGATTCAGTTTGAGGATTTTGCCAAAATGGATTTACGCGTGGGAACGATTTTGGAAGCCGAGAAAATGCCAAAAGCCAACAAACTTTTAATCTTAAAAGTAGATACTGGAATTGACGTTCGCACCATTGTTTCGGGAATTGCCGAGAGTTTTGCGCCGGAAGATATAATTGGTAAAAAAGTTACTGTTTTAGTGAATTTGGCACCGAGAAACCTTCGTGGAGTAGAAAGTCAAGGAATGATTTTGATGACCAACAATGCTGAAGGAAAATTAGTTTTTGTCAACCCAGATGCTGAAGGTGTTGGGAATGGTGAGACGATTAATTAG